GGTTCGTAGAAGGAACAGGCATCCTCAAGCCCAGCCTCTTCGATGACGCATTGATCTCCTGACAAGGCACCCGGCACCTCGACAAAGGTGTGAACCGGGGTGGTGATTGTGGCGTGTCGGATTGTCCCAAAGATCACCTGTGTATCATCGTCGTCTTCGGATTTTTCTCGGGTCTTGAAGGTTACGTTCTTTTTCACCAACGCATTGATAATCACCTTGCCGTTACATGGAACGCAGTGCTCAACCTGGACTTTGGTGTCGATGTCCTCGACACTGATTGCTGCACCCTTATCCCCTTGAACAGAGGTATTTCCTCGACAACCATTGCTTGCGCGGTGCCTATGCCAACGACCTCTGGGACTAGGACACACGCTAAATCTCGTCTTCTGCCTGTAGATTTTGCCACTCTGGCGAACCCCCTTCCTAGTGCTATGGTATGGTCTCGGTAGGAAGGATGCTTTAGTACGTGACTCCCATTTTCGCAATTTCTTGAAAAAAGTTGTCGGCGGCGAGAAAGAGGCATCAATACTCAGGTAGGAGCATAGGCCTCGGTCTTGTGAC
This genomic interval from Bacillota bacterium contains the following:
- a CDS encoding DUF3794 domain-containing protein, yielding MCPSPRGRWHRHRASNGCRGNTSVQGDKGAAISVEDIDTKVQVEHCVPCNGKVIINALVKKNVTFKTREKSEDDDDTQVIFGTIRHATITTPVHTFVEVPGALSGDQCVIEEAGLEDACSFYEPLDEDEYGHFTTILDKQILRFVVKVVRPTQFTIPVITRPDICPDVDDLLDDEVRPLEYQEDELES